The Erigeron canadensis isolate Cc75 chromosome 4, C_canadensis_v1, whole genome shotgun sequence genome window below encodes:
- the LOC122596526 gene encoding 60S ribosomal protein L44-like, protein MVNVPKTKKTYCKNKDCRKHTLHKVTQYKKGKDSLAAQGKRRYDRKQSGYGGQTKPVFHKKAKTTKKIVLRLQCQGCKHVSQHPIKRCKHFEIGGDKKGKGTSLF, encoded by the exons ATG GTGAACGTTCCTAAGACCAAGAAGACTTACTGCAAGAACAAGGATTGCCGAAAGCATACCTTGCATAAGGTGACTCAATACAAGAAAGGAAAGGATAGCTTGGCTGCACAAGGAAAGCGTCGTTATGACAGGAAACAATCTGGTTATGGTGGTCAGACAAAGCCCGTCTTTCACAAGAAG GCAAAAACCACCAAGAAGATTGTGCTAAGGTTGCAATGCCAGGGTTGCAAGCATGTCTCTCAACACCCAATTAAG AGGTGCAAGCATTTTGAAATTGGTGGAGACAAGAAGGGCAAGGGAACTTCTCTTTTCTAA
- the LOC122594820 gene encoding cytochrome c oxidase subunit 6b-3-like, with protein MGEIELKTAPGDSRFPTTNQSRHCFTRYIEFHRCVAAKGEGAEECEKFARYYRSLCPAEWVDRWNEQRENGVFPGPL; from the exons ATGGGTGAG ATTGAATTAAAGACTGCACCGGGTGACTCTCGCTTCCCTACTACAAATCAAAGCAGACACTGTTTCACTCGCTACATAGAATTTCACAG ATGTGTGGCGGCAAAAGGTGAAGGTGCTGAAGAATGTGAGAAGTTTGCTAGATACTATCGTTCTCTTTGCCCAGCTGAATGG GTTGACAGGTGGAACGAGCAGAGGGAGAACGGTGTTTTCCCAGGCCCTTTGTGA
- the LOC122597608 gene encoding tetraspanin-15, which produces MAENANSPTIHDVIGVDENPKTPTTPKAGNVKDRIPTMPGSIKSILFALNTITFLLSFPVLFCIVWLLYVKESHCEHLLPLSKLQVGVVAGLLVLFVISNAVVLLRSRFIMLALIAVMVPLIVILTIGFALVGAFRLDGGLIPGSPSWIKIMVSNDTNWNAIETCIYKSRTCQDLAVQSSMIGSNDFSRRHLSPIESGCCIPPSNCDMTYVSVTYWEKNPEADDSSNGGSYNGDCDVWQNKATKLCYECHACRKGFISTLSRKWYKLGVFLVVETVLLIVSHLLLFVATMWERTHASW; this is translated from the exons ATGGCTGAAAATGCAAATTCACCAACAATACATGATGTAATCGGAGTTGATGAAAATCCTAAAACCCCAACTACTCCTAAGGCTGGCAATGTAAAAGATCGAATTCCCACTATGCCGGGCTCTATAAAATCAATCTTGTTTGCGTTAAACACGATCACATTCCTTCTTTCTTTCCCCGTCCTCTTTTGTATCGTATGGCTTTTATACGTGAAAGAAAGTCACTGTGAACATTTACTACCCTTGTCAAAGCTACAAGTCGGCGTTGTAGCTGGGTTGCTTGTCTTGTTTGTTATTAGCAATGCCGTGGTGCTATTGAGATCACGGTTCATAATGTTGGCATTGATCGCGGTTATGGTGCCACTCATCGTGATTCTCACAATAGGTTTTGCACTCGTCGGGGCATTCAGATTAGACGGCGGATTAATTCCAGGCTCACCATCATGGATTAAAATAATGGTCAGCAACGATACTAACTGGAATGCAATTGAGACTTGTATATACAAATCAAGAACATGTCAAGATTTGGCCGTACAATCATCCATGATCGGGTCTAATGATTTCTCAAGGAGACATCTCTCTCCAATAGAG TCGGGATGTTGCATACCGCCATCAAATTGTGATATGACTTACGTGAGTGTGACTTATTGGGAAAAGAATCCCGAAGCCGATGATAGCTCAAATGGTGGCTCGTATAATGGTGATTGTGATGTGTGGCAAAACAAGGCTACCAAGCTTTGCTATGAGTGCCATGCGTGTAGAAAAGGATTTATAAGCACCTTAAGTCGGAAATGGTATAAGCTTGGAGTATTCCTTGTGGTAGAGACAGTCTTGCTAATTGTTTCCCATCTCTTGTTATTTGTGGCTACAATGTGGGAACGTACTCACGCATCATGGTAA